TACTGGGTGCATATTTTATAAACCATGGTTCTCGTATATATGATaggatattataatattcacacATGCTATATttgctatagcaacaaataacaaaatttatcgTCATTTTGATGCGTTActgaatttttttgtttatatttaggcattttgaacgttttttatttacttacgtaTCCTTAACTGCATATGAAAGGTGGTTTAGGCATTTTTCAGGttgaattatatttcaattattattacaagtaGGTGTATAATACCATTTCAGCACTAAGGttaagctttcaaataaaaataattattaaatattttaaaggtgacatttctacaatcgttgtGACCAATAGAAAATATAGTAGGAacactttgttttgtttcgatATTTGGCATGACTTTTCAATCGAGGGTTTGGGGGTAGTAGGATTGAATTGTGGAATTGATCTTTTTATGTTACCATCggtagaaaaaaagtttttggtcCAGAAATCCTGTTGTTCACACATCCTGTTAGGCTAAGTTAAATTGCATACTAAATATATGAGATAAACTAACAGATCAATGTCAAATAAGGCAAGGCATAATTGCTTTTGTAAACATTTCGTGATTCCCAAAATGACATTGTCACCATTGATAATAACAAATGTTAATGTGTGTTGTaacttaaatttcaaaatctCACAGCACGAAGTAACGAATGCAAATTCTACTATAATTAAATCCCGTTAAGAATTCATAAAATAgtcatttgcataaaaaaaaagataattaaagtgtagtaacaaattaaattaatgaaaatgaaggTTATTCAAAAgctgttaaataatttcattatataaCAATCGATAATGATGGAGGCCAAGAAGGTCCTTGCTGTTGAAGTGGAAATTTTGTTATCGAACAAGCATTCAGTTACTAATAAGTCCATTCATGATAACAATGTCTCATTTATCTCAAAGTGCGAAGGCATTATCCACGAGtagaattattcaaattaagcgCACTGTAATCTATAATTAGTTGCAAACATCAATTGGACCGTAAACGTCTATCTTATCGATCCAGTAATTACGATAACTGCACAAAGCGTCTTGTTTCGTTCAATGAACCATTTAATCCACTTACCGCCAAGGTGTCTAATTTAAACTGATGAGGATCTTACCGGACGCGATAAATATTGACAGTCGTTATTCAATGAATAGtcgtgtaaaataaaacatgtcatCACGATTATGGTAATTAAATGTCTAATATAAGTGATTTATACTCACCACTGAAGGATCCTGCTTCTTCACTTCCTTGATGCGGACAAATCCATAGATGAAGCTTAATACGTACAGCGTCGCACTAACTGAGAACACACCGTATAAGCCGATCTTTCGCACCAATATCCCACTGAGAGCTGCACCGACGGGCACTCCTACAGAGTGGAACAGATTCACTATCCCTATCCGCAACGTCCTTTGTTCCTCTGTCGTTATATCCGCTATGTAACTGAACACCCCCATGAACATTGTAAACCAACCACCCGTCATGGCTGGAAATATTGCTTCCGTAACTGCCGCCACTTCCACTGGTAGTTCATAGAAGAAATACGTATTCACAATCAGACCTATACTCGTTAAGAATTCTCCAACGATTGGTAGCAGCATACAAACTTTCCTCTGTCCGACTCTATCACTATACGCTCCAAGAAATATCAATATTCCACAAGGTAGAAATGATTGTAACACAGTTTTCCATCCAGTAACTGATGCTACTAGCGTTTGCACTGCTTCTTCTTCTGCCGTATAGTTTGCTGTTTCTCTTCGAGTCAAGGCATCACATATGTGGTGGTCAAACTGAAGGTTTACTCGGCACGCTTTCTCCAAGTAAAGATTTTGTGTTGCTAATACAGACAGGACTGAGGGCATTACATAACAAGCTAAAATAGGTTCTACCGTAATAAGAGAGATCATACGTCTCAGTTTTTGAAAATGACTTAGTCCTTCCCAAGGATCTTCTTCGTTCTTCTCAATTTTCGCTTCATGTTCTTTATCCAACTTTATATTAGTCATATTGTCGAGTTCTTTAACTTTACTAAAACTATTCTTAATTACATTAGTTCCGTTTAAGTCACCACCATTAACATTAAGAGTTTTATCAGTAGTTTTGTTATTCTCCGCATTTTTGCTATCCACAGCCATGACTACGTCACGCGTATCTGAAAcagaaacattaattattttttacctttacgACCAGACCAATCGATAGAGAAACACGATTTGATTTTTACAGCATCCCATTAAATTTATGACAATTTACGTCTGTTTAGGAGCGAATATCGCGGTTTTCTCATTGGGCTTTTGTGCGTTTGATTGGTATATGAACTACCGGACGCGGTAATCATTTCATGATTGCCTACATGCTTAACGTAATCGTCTCCAACTGTTGAGCTAAACTTTTCCTAGGtaacaattgtttataattCTGTTGCATCCTTCTCATGAGACGTCATAGAGGACGGTAACGTGAGCGCAGtcgataaaatattgtgtaggaatcattgtttattaaactttGACAGAACTGTCCACGTTTGGATATTCGACTGACACGGTATGACACGGAATTTCTGATCAATTGaaagaacaaaatttttaacaatacaattCAATTTAACGGTTGGGTACTGTTAATTGTGTTAcggaaatactttttttgatcCTTACTACTACTGCATTTTTTGTTAcgaattaaaaagcaattatttatttgctgtaGAATGATTAACTTGGCTTTGatttaaatgagttttgattGAAATTACAGTTTTCCAAAaatcgtttttataatattttcatccTATTCAATGTTACTTGCGCAAACAAAGAAATTAAGAGTCCTGCGTGTCACGCGACCTGGATTTTATTATTGCAATCCTTAGCCCCAACAAGTTGAGTATCGTACGATGCTACAATTGGTATACCTGTTGTTAATACTAACAGTAACtccattaataaaaactaacattTGCTTGGagcaaatacaaaatatttatcatcataaataaattgcacTTGTATacacaaaatgttttcattataatcTTTATAGAATACCGTTAATGGCCTCATAGGTTGATGTTCTATTgcctttttgtattcaattttaaagCTGATTCCAGTTAACAAATAGGACATGACTTATGCACAATACATTTGTGAATTCAAAGTCTGACTACTAAATAAATTGGTACTATAATTCCGGTCCATTCACAATGGATATAGGGAATAGACGCCACATTTATTCATTCATACTGTAGCAAAGAACAGAAATGCAGTCATGACGAAGATACACACCTATGAACACAAGCCTATGAAATGTGTTCTTTCCAATGTCTTTTTATcttttatgataaa
This sequence is a window from Trichoplusia ni isolate ovarian cell line Hi5 chromosome 8, tn1, whole genome shotgun sequence. Protein-coding genes within it:
- the LOC113496490 gene encoding solute carrier family 46 member 3-like, which codes for MAVDSKNAENNKTTDKTLNVNGGDLNGTNVIKNSFSKVKELDNMTNIKLDKEHEAKIEKNEEDPWEGLSHFQKLRRMISLITVEPILACYVMPSVLSVLATQNLYLEKACRVNLQFDHHICDALTRRETANYTAEEEAVQTLVASVTGWKTVLQSFLPCGILIFLGAYSDRVGQRKVCMLLPIVGEFLTSIGLIVNTYFFYELPVEVAAVTEAIFPAMTGGWFTMFMGVFSYIADITTEEQRTLRIGIVNLFHSVGVPVGAALSGILVRKIGLYGVFSVSATLYVLSFIYGFVRIKEVKKQDPSVKPPENCCERLRTFFDTRYVKETLMVAFKRGPNNRRLRVIMLVVVMCVIIGPIYGEMSVLYLFTRYRFNWNEVDFSMFSTYAMCTSLVGTLFSVGVFSHLLKFDDAIIGVISCTSKILAGFMYAFSTKTWQIYIAPLIEIFNGTSFIAMRSMVSKLVDRHELGKVNSFFGVAEAMMPLIYAPMYTTLYTATIKTFPGAFFLLGGGLTMPAVVIFLWLYLANKKHIQANLEKEAELKAKEASEKTGIENVAYETDETEKKPQKQNTTEDNNINDSVTQSQIEMGFIESMVNNSKVQH